The proteins below are encoded in one region of Pseudomonas ekonensis:
- a CDS encoding ATP-binding protein has translation MNSLVDLSTASVLRFGPFAFHLRQRLILEGDRQLRMGGRALDILQVLVERAGRVVSKEQLIALVWPTSVVEDINLRVHIAALRRALGDGENGQRYIVNVPQCGYSFVAPVQGDSVAQVVFESLQPPQHNLPARLTPVTGRDSLVGGLVRQLPLCRLMTVTGPAGVGKSTVALRAAELLLQHFRDGVWRVDLALIDGTASLPDALLHALNTDFPALAARHALLVLDNADHWREACREVLETLLAAAPRLAVLVTSREALQVSLESVQHVPPLAVPGVSACCRVEEAMAFSAVQLLVSRARARQHGFTLREQDLPAVREICRRLDGLPLAIELAAAQIDALALVGLHAQLDNGLQWLSFGRRTAVPRHQSMSAALDWGCRHLSDQERRVLQRLAVFKTAFTLDAAMAVISCAQMPPSMLAAAVERLAAKSLLTVERGSGVVRYRLLNTTRRYLGELPADSGGSAELERRHARYMGRTHDGSDVRLAEQLVQQ, from the coding sequence ATGAACAGCCTCGTTGATTTGAGCACGGCATCGGTCCTGCGGTTCGGCCCGTTTGCCTTTCACCTGCGCCAGCGGCTGATCCTCGAAGGGGATCGGCAATTGCGCATGGGCGGCCGTGCGCTGGACATCCTGCAGGTGCTGGTCGAACGCGCTGGCCGCGTCGTCAGCAAGGAGCAACTGATCGCGCTGGTGTGGCCGACGTCAGTGGTCGAAGACATCAACCTGCGGGTGCACATCGCTGCCTTGCGTCGGGCGCTGGGCGACGGTGAGAACGGCCAGCGCTACATCGTCAACGTGCCGCAGTGCGGTTACAGCTTCGTCGCCCCGGTGCAGGGCGACAGCGTGGCGCAAGTGGTGTTCGAAAGCCTGCAGCCCCCCCAGCACAATCTGCCGGCACGGCTGACCCCGGTGACCGGCCGGGACTCGCTGGTGGGCGGCCTGGTCCGGCAATTGCCGTTGTGCCGGCTGATGACCGTGACGGGCCCCGCCGGCGTCGGCAAATCCACCGTGGCCTTGCGCGCGGCCGAGCTGCTGCTGCAGCACTTTCGCGACGGGGTGTGGCGGGTGGATCTCGCGCTGATCGACGGCACCGCATCCTTGCCCGACGCGCTGCTGCATGCCCTCAATACCGACTTTCCCGCCCTGGCGGCCCGTCATGCCCTGCTGGTGCTGGACAACGCCGACCACTGGCGTGAAGCCTGCCGCGAGGTGCTGGAGACGCTGTTGGCGGCGGCCCCGCGCCTGGCGGTCCTGGTCACCAGCCGCGAAGCGTTGCAGGTCAGCCTCGAATCCGTGCAGCACGTGCCGCCGCTGGCCGTGCCCGGTGTGTCGGCCTGCTGCCGTGTCGAAGAGGCCATGGCGTTTTCGGCGGTGCAGTTGCTGGTCAGCCGGGCCCGGGCACGGCAGCACGGCTTTACGCTGCGCGAACAGGATCTGCCGGCGGTGCGCGAGATCTGTCGGCGGCTCGACGGCCTGCCGCTGGCGATCGAACTGGCGGCTGCGCAGATCGATGCGCTGGCGCTGGTCGGGTTGCATGCCCAGCTGGACAACGGTCTGCAATGGCTGAGTTTCGGCAGGCGCACGGCGGTGCCGCGCCATCAATCCATGAGTGCCGCGCTGGACTGGGGCTGCCGGCACCTGAGCGATCAGGAGCGGCGCGTGCTGCAACGCCTGGCGGTGTTCAAGACAGCCTTTACCCTGGACGCGGCGATGGCTGTGATCAGCTGTGCGCAAATGCCACCGTCGATGCTGGCGGCGGCGGTTGAGCGGCTGGCGGCCAAATCGTTGCTGACGGTGGAGCGGGGCAGCGGGGTGGTGCGCTACCGCCTGCTCAACACCACCCGGCGCTACCTCGGTGAACTGCCGGCGGACAGCGGCGGCTCCGCTGAACTCGAGCGGCGCCATGCCCGCTACATGGGGCGCACGCACGACGGCTCAGACGTCCGCCTGGCTGAGCAGCTCGTCCAGCAGTAG
- a CDS encoding GlxA family transcriptional regulator, translating into MKSVAMVLFPEFLLLDMAGPLEVFSVANRFLKPQDHYRLTTLGTERGPLRASNGVLMHTDRCIEDDNERYDLLLVPGGPGAYNEKLPSLQAWLPGAVGRAGCYGSICTGVFVLGHAGLIDGYRVTTHWNYTERLIKGFPRAIVATDRIYVEDRNLITSGGVTAGIDLALAVVARDHGKKLAQDVAKVLLVVMKRQGGQAQFSPLMAAVAPQETPVTRVQNHVLEHLEEAFSVERMAGIANMSPRHFARVFAREVGMTPMEFLQNARIDRARNLLETSDLPLKTVAFKSGFGSVRHMRFLFGEKLGLTPLQYREQFS; encoded by the coding sequence ATGAAAAGCGTGGCAATGGTGCTGTTTCCCGAGTTTCTCCTGCTGGACATGGCAGGCCCCCTCGAAGTGTTTTCGGTGGCCAACCGCTTCCTGAAGCCCCAGGACCATTATCGGTTGACCACCTTGGGCACCGAGCGCGGGCCGTTGCGTGCATCCAATGGCGTCTTGATGCACACCGACCGGTGCATCGAGGATGACAACGAGCGTTATGACTTGCTGCTGGTGCCCGGCGGACCAGGCGCCTACAACGAAAAGCTGCCGTCGCTGCAGGCCTGGCTGCCGGGGGCGGTCGGGCGGGCGGGGTGTTACGGCTCCATCTGCACCGGGGTATTCGTGCTGGGGCATGCCGGGCTGATCGACGGTTATCGCGTCACCACCCACTGGAACTACACCGAGCGGCTGATCAAGGGCTTTCCCAGGGCCATCGTCGCGACTGACCGGATCTACGTCGAGGATCGCAACCTCATCACCTCCGGCGGGGTCACCGCCGGCATCGATCTGGCCCTGGCGGTGGTTGCCCGTGACCACGGCAAGAAACTCGCCCAGGACGTGGCCAAAGTGCTGCTGGTGGTGATGAAGCGCCAGGGCGGGCAGGCTCAGTTCAGTCCGCTGATGGCGGCGGTGGCCCCTCAGGAGACGCCGGTCACGCGGGTGCAGAACCATGTGCTGGAACATCTGGAGGAGGCCTTCAGCGTCGAGCGGATGGCCGGAATCGCGAACATGAGTCCGCGGCACTTTGCGCGGGTGTTCGCCCGGGAGGTCGGCATGACGCCCATGGAGTTCCTGCAGAACGCACGCATCGACCGTGCGCGCAATCTGCTGGAAACCAGCGACCTGCCGCTCAAGACCGTGGCGTTCAAAAGCGGCTTCGGCAGCGTGCGCCACATGCGCTTTCTGTTTGGCGAAAAGCTGGGCCTGACGCCGCTGCAGTACCGCGAACAGTTCAGCTAG
- a CDS encoding pirin family protein → MLTLRKASDRGLANHGWLKSFHTFSFASYRDPREQGFSDLLVINDDRVAAGKGFGQHPHRDMEIFSYVLEGALEHKDTLGTGSVIRPGDVQLMSAGSGVAHSEFNHSTSKPVHFLQIWIVPDVSGAKPRYQQEHFSPQKKRGRLQLIISPDGTDGSLKVRQDARVFAGLFDGRESATLELPANRYAYVHVARGSIELNGVQLQEGDGVRVREEQALTLSNGVDAEVLVFDLRPQELPEMP, encoded by the coding sequence ATGCTGACCCTTCGCAAAGCTTCCGACCGCGGGCTCGCCAACCATGGCTGGTTGAAGTCGTTCCATACCTTTTCCTTCGCCAGTTACCGTGACCCGCGCGAGCAGGGTTTCTCGGACCTGCTGGTGATCAACGACGACCGCGTCGCCGCCGGCAAAGGCTTTGGCCAGCACCCGCACCGTGACATGGAGATCTTCTCCTATGTGCTCGAAGGCGCACTTGAACACAAGGACACCCTCGGCACCGGCTCGGTGATCCGCCCCGGCGACGTGCAACTGATGAGCGCCGGCAGCGGCGTGGCCCACAGCGAGTTCAACCACTCGACGAGCAAGCCCGTGCACTTTCTGCAGATCTGGATCGTGCCCGACGTGAGCGGCGCCAAGCCTCGGTATCAGCAGGAACATTTCAGCCCGCAGAAAAAACGCGGCCGGCTGCAACTGATCATCTCGCCGGACGGCACCGACGGCTCGCTGAAGGTTCGCCAGGATGCACGGGTGTTTGCCGGGCTGTTCGACGGCCGCGAAAGCGCCACGCTGGAACTGCCGGCCAATCGCTACGCCTACGTGCATGTCGCTCGCGGCAGCATTGAGCTGAACGGCGTGCAGTTGCAGGAAGGCGACGGCGTGCGGGTTCGTGAGGAACAGGCGCTGACCTTGAGCAACGGTGTTGATGCCGAAGTGCTGGTGTTTGACTTGAGGCCCCAAGAGTTGCCAGAAATGCCTTGA
- a CDS encoding LysR family transcriptional regulator produces the protein MNWDDAKVFLAVCRESTLRGAARILGVDQATVGRRVTALEQALGAKLFLRTSDGYALTTVGEAALLSVEKMEHSALELERRIQGMDDRLSGNVRVSTTDSLAIDFLIPAIARLHESHPDVRVQLDATTQFSSLTKREADIAVRNARPDDPDLIARRIAHWPVGLFASQAYVDARGVPSPGTAFEGHDLVVYQPYVKAGKEVTLASEPVGRGRIVAGLSSSLLVRRSIAAGIGVGEIPVYMGERDGLIRLWPERTRAQAYEVWLVTHADLRHTARVRAVIEQIVDAFAPENG, from the coding sequence ATGAATTGGGACGATGCCAAGGTGTTTCTGGCGGTTTGCCGTGAGTCGACCTTGCGCGGTGCGGCGCGGATCCTGGGGGTCGATCAAGCCACGGTGGGGCGGCGCGTCACGGCGCTCGAGCAGGCGTTGGGCGCCAAGCTGTTCCTGCGCACCTCCGATGGCTATGCGCTGACGACGGTGGGCGAGGCTGCGCTCCTGTCCGTGGAGAAAATGGAGCATTCGGCGCTGGAGCTGGAGCGTCGGATTCAGGGCATGGACGACCGGCTGAGCGGAAACGTTCGGGTCAGCACCACCGACTCCCTGGCCATCGACTTTCTGATCCCGGCCATCGCGCGTTTGCATGAATCGCATCCGGACGTGCGCGTGCAACTGGACGCCACCACACAATTCTCGAGTCTGACCAAACGCGAAGCGGACATTGCGGTGCGCAACGCCCGGCCAGACGATCCCGACCTCATCGCGCGGCGCATCGCGCACTGGCCGGTGGGGCTGTTCGCTTCGCAGGCCTATGTCGACGCCCGAGGCGTGCCGTCGCCGGGCACTGCATTCGAGGGGCATGACCTGGTGGTGTATCAACCCTATGTGAAGGCTGGAAAGGAGGTGACGCTGGCGTCCGAACCGGTGGGGCGCGGTCGGATCGTCGCAGGCCTGAGTTCCAGCCTGTTGGTGCGGCGTTCGATTGCCGCCGGCATCGGTGTAGGGGAAATTCCCGTTTACATGGGGGAACGGGACGGGTTGATCCGGCTCTGGCCGGAGCGCACGCGTGCCCAAGCCTATGAAGTGTGGCTGGTGACCCATGCGGACCTGCGGCACACGGCGCGGGTCAGGGCGGTGATCGAGCAGATCGTGGACGCCTTTGCGCCGGAGAACGGCTAG
- a CDS encoding YbfB/YjiJ family MFS transporter, producing the protein MPPSTSRADARDNSLHRPVLAGLCASLVGIGLARFAYTPLIPELIQAQWFSANDAMYLGAANLVGYLIGALAGRPLARRLGNGNALRLMMLAASLAFFACAFPLSVSWYFGWRLLSGIAGGAIMVLVAATVLPHIPASRKGLASGAIFLGIGLGIAGSGTVVPPLLNLGLQATWLGLGALSLLLTALSWFGWPAGHPSSIAETVKAAPAEPLPKGVYLLFAQYAFMAAGLVPAMVFLVDYVARGLGAGASAGAFVWILYGLGAVIGPVSHGFLADRLGARTGIRLVLTVQAITLGLLAACHSVSGLALLAVLLGSFPPGIVPLALARVHELVPGHDRQQTAWSRATVSFATFQALAGFASSALFKASDGNHVLLFLTAAGSLAVALLLELVAKGLPSPLGRDRCLS; encoded by the coding sequence ATGCCCCCTTCGACCTCACGGGCCGACGCCCGCGACAACAGCCTGCACCGGCCGGTCCTTGCCGGACTTTGCGCCAGCCTTGTCGGCATCGGCCTGGCGCGTTTCGCCTACACGCCGCTGATCCCTGAACTGATTCAGGCGCAGTGGTTTTCAGCCAACGACGCGATGTACCTCGGTGCGGCCAATCTCGTCGGTTACCTGATCGGCGCGTTGGCGGGACGCCCCCTGGCAAGGCGCCTGGGCAACGGCAACGCGCTGCGGCTGATGATGCTGGCGGCGAGCCTGGCGTTCTTTGCCTGTGCGTTTCCGTTGTCGGTGTCCTGGTACTTCGGCTGGCGCCTGCTGTCGGGAATCGCCGGCGGCGCGATCATGGTCCTGGTGGCCGCCACGGTTCTGCCCCACATACCCGCATCGCGCAAAGGGCTGGCCAGCGGCGCGATCTTTCTCGGCATCGGCCTTGGCATCGCCGGATCGGGAACGGTCGTGCCTCCCCTTCTGAACCTGGGCCTGCAAGCAACCTGGCTGGGGCTTGGCGCATTGTCGCTGCTGCTCACGGCCTTGAGCTGGTTCGGCTGGCCGGCCGGACATCCCTCCTCCATCGCGGAGACGGTCAAGGCGGCGCCGGCCGAACCCTTGCCCAAAGGGGTCTACCTGCTGTTTGCCCAATACGCGTTCATGGCCGCCGGACTGGTGCCGGCCATGGTGTTCCTGGTGGACTACGTCGCCCGCGGGCTCGGCGCCGGGGCCTCTGCAGGAGCGTTCGTCTGGATCCTGTACGGCCTGGGCGCCGTCATCGGTCCGGTGAGCCACGGGTTCCTGGCCGACCGTCTCGGCGCCCGCACCGGCATTCGCCTGGTGTTGACGGTTCAGGCCATCACCCTCGGTTTGCTGGCTGCCTGCCATTCGGTCAGCGGCCTGGCGCTGCTGGCCGTGCTCCTCGGTTCGTTTCCCCCCGGCATCGTGCCGCTGGCGCTCGCACGGGTGCATGAACTGGTGCCGGGGCACGACCGCCAGCAGACCGCCTGGAGCCGCGCGACCGTTTCGTTCGCCACGTTTCAGGCACTGGCCGGATTCGCGTCATCGGCGTTGTTCAAGGCCAGCGACGGCAATCATGTACTGCTGTTCTTGACGGCTGCCGGCTCATTGGCGGTGGCGCTACTGCTGGAACTGGTCGCAAAAGGATTGCCGTCCCCCCTTGGGCGAGACCGCTGCCTGAGTTGA
- a CDS encoding NAD(P)H-quinone oxidoreductase, protein MTLPTEMTRIEITRPGGPDVLQPRRVPLPTVPEGEVLIRVRAAGINRPDALQRAGLYPMRPGMNPIPGLEVAGEIVALGAGVDTFAIGDRVCALTNGGGYAEYCSVPAGQTLAVPAGLDWVQAAALPETFFTVWANLFGLGGVRPGQRVLIHGGTSGIGTTALMLCREFGIEAFATAGSADKCQAIRDLGGEPINYREQDFSAVIAQRTAGQGVNVILDIMGGSYLNANLQALAMDGRLVMLGFLGGARANDVDLLAILAKRAVVTGSLLRARTGDEKAAIAAQLREHVWPTLGAGRCLPIIDKVCPLTEAALAHAHMEAGNHIGKIVLTVD, encoded by the coding sequence ATGACCCTGCCCACCGAAATGACCCGAATCGAGATAACCCGCCCCGGAGGCCCGGACGTCCTGCAGCCCCGGCGCGTACCGTTGCCGACTGTACCGGAAGGCGAAGTGCTGATCCGGGTGCGCGCCGCCGGCATCAACCGCCCCGATGCCCTGCAACGGGCCGGCCTGTATCCGATGCGGCCCGGGATGAACCCCATTCCCGGGCTGGAAGTGGCCGGAGAGATCGTCGCCCTCGGCGCCGGGGTGGATACGTTCGCCATCGGCGACAGGGTCTGCGCCTTGACCAATGGCGGAGGCTACGCCGAATACTGCAGCGTGCCGGCCGGCCAGACACTGGCGGTGCCTGCGGGGCTGGACTGGGTGCAGGCGGCAGCGCTTCCCGAAACCTTCTTCACGGTGTGGGCCAACCTGTTCGGCCTCGGCGGCGTCCGGCCAGGCCAACGGGTTCTGATCCACGGCGGCACCAGCGGCATCGGCACCACCGCGCTGATGCTCTGCCGCGAATTCGGCATCGAGGCCTTCGCCACCGCCGGCAGTGCCGACAAATGCCAGGCCATCCGTGATCTGGGCGGTGAGCCGATCAATTACCGCGAACAGGATTTCTCCGCGGTCATCGCCCAAAGAACCGCTGGCCAGGGCGTCAACGTGATCCTCGACATCATGGGCGGCTCTTACCTCAACGCCAACCTCCAGGCGCTGGCGATGGACGGACGCCTGGTGATGCTCGGCTTCCTCGGCGGCGCCCGGGCCAACGACGTCGATCTGCTGGCGATCCTCGCCAAACGTGCGGTGGTCACCGGCTCGCTGCTGCGCGCCCGCACCGGCGACGAGAAAGCGGCCATCGCCGCGCAACTGCGTGAGCACGTGTGGCCGACACTGGGGGCCGGACGCTGCCTGCCGATCATCGACAAGGTCTGCCCGCTCACCGAGGCAGCCTTGGCCCATGCCCACATGGAAGCAGGGAACCACATCGGCAAAATCGTGTTGACGGTGGACTGA